One genomic segment of Myxocyprinus asiaticus isolate MX2 ecotype Aquarium Trade chromosome 14, UBuf_Myxa_2, whole genome shotgun sequence includes these proteins:
- the LOC127452266 gene encoding uncharacterized protein LOC127452266, whose translation MDLMMENTRQTKSVSNDSAYDSSAMDTDTEEGQTHSNITLILTYNEELMHKTILVGDSGVGKTSLLVQFDQGKFITGSFSATVGIGFTLPNQTEGNYNGQSGLLRGLLVPLYPTSKTCTSPE comes from the exons ATGGACCTGATGATGGAGAACACTAGACAGACAAAGTCGGTTTCCAACGACAGCGCGTACGACTCCTCAGCAATGGACACAGACACAGAAGAAGGACAAACCCACTCCAACATCACACTCATCCTCACCTACAATGAAGAGCTCATGCATAAG ACTATACTAGTTGGAGACAGTGGAGTGGGGAAGACATCTCTGTTAGTGCAGTTTGACCAGGGGAAATTCATCACAGGATCCTTCTCTGCTACTGTGGGCATTGGCTTTACG ctgccAAATCAAACAGAAGGAAACTataatggacagtcaggactgctgagaggattattggtgcccctctACCCAACCTCCAaaacctgtacatctccagagtga